The Rattus norvegicus strain BN/NHsdMcwi chromosome 20, GRCr8, whole genome shotgun sequence genomic interval AGGCGACCCCAGACAGCCGCCCTCTGACAATCCATGGACCCAAGACTTCCAGTCAGGAAGACATCAAAGGCCACAGACCGTATTCCCAAGGGTCTGCCAAAGTCTTACAACAGAGTCGAAGTGCTGGAAAATGGAGTGTTACCCCTAAACCTATGCCCCCCGACCAAGACTAAACTAATCCTCCCACAACTCTGTCTCACGGACCCTATAAATCGTAATAAATATCTGTGTCACAGCAAGGGGGCATATCTCGCACCCCTGCATAAGTTAGAATAAATATTACATACACCCCTCCTTCACCTAGGAggatatacataaatacataaatattaattAGACACCGAGAAGACCTCCGTCCGTCACCAGTGAGCCTAGCCAGGACCCACGGTGCCTCGGGCTCGCCCCAAGAACCGGCATCTTGGCGGTAGTGTTCTGAGTTAGCGTTGCCTTATAAGTCCCAGTTTGGGATACGTTCTTGCGCACCAGGTACCCCTGGTgcctctttgggttttttttccggACTGTGACCCATCGCGTTTAGAATGCCGCCGGGTGTTGCTGGAGAAAAGCTTTGAGATCCAGAGCATAGTCCGAGGACTCCGAGGTCAGGTTCAAAGGCTCGAGGACAGGAGGCGCAGTAATGGGCACAGAGATGGGCTCAGGTGATATGGCGCTGGTAGCATCCTCCGGAGCCAGGGCCTGCGACACACCTTCTTCAGCCATCAAAATCTGGCAGAAGATGATGGCGAGCAGGAGAAAGAGGATCCTCTTGGCAATGTTGGGTTCCTCGGTTGGTAGCTGGCGCCGGACCTGAGCAGAGAAAAGAGGG includes:
- the Ier3 gene encoding radiation-inducible immediate-early gene IEX-1, which encodes MCHSRNHLHTMTGLRAPAPAPSTSPELRRGSGPEIFTFDPLPERAVASAVRPNTSRGHRKRSRRVLYPRVVRRQLPTEEPNIAKRILFLLLAIIFCQILMAEEGVSQALAPEDATSAISPEPISVPITAPPVLEPLNLTSESSDYALDLKAFLQQHPAAF